The following DNA comes from Desulfurispora thermophila DSM 16022.
AAAATGAACAGGTCAGATCTTGATCTTCACGCATTTTCAAGATTATCACCGGCAGGCTGCTGTGCCGGGCGGTAAAAATATGGGCGTACTGTGCCAAAAAATCGCCCGATGAGATACCCAGGTAATTTTTCAGACGCAGCACGTCATAAGGGGTGAGCAAAATATTGATATCCCGGCAACACTGGCCGAAGCAGGCCAGCCCGGGATGACAGGCAAAGTGGAACCGTTCACCCGCGGCAAATGTTTTCCCCCGCCGCTGTGGTATGTACCCCAGCTCTGTCGTCATCCTTTTCCCTCCCAGGCTAATCATCCAGTATTACCGACTTTCTTCTATTATAGTTTATTGTTTTACCCTTCTGCAGCTTTTTCCACCTAATTCCTTAACTTTTCCACCAGCGGCACATCAGCAGGGGCAAAATCATACCCGGCCAGTTCATCTACCGTTACCCAGCGAAACTCCGCATGACCTGTCGGCTCCGGCTCACCTTTTTCCAGACGGGCCAGGTAAGCCAGCAGGTGAACTGTCAAATGCTCATAATGGTAGATGCTCTCCCCGAAAAAGCCGTCCACCCCTATCTCCACCTGAAATTCCTCCCGCATTTCCCTGATCAAGCATTCTTCCGGCGTTTCCCCCGGCTCAATTTTACCGCCCGGAAACTCCCACTTGTGGGCCAGTTTGTCATCCGCCCCCCGTTTGGCAATCAAAACCCGGCCGTCTTTGACCAGAATGGCGGCAGCGACTTTAACCATGTTTGTGCTCCTTTCATAGCACCGCTTTAATTTCCCCCTAAAAAGTGATGTCAGTCATCCCTCAATTATGGGTCGTTAATATTTTAAACATAACCTGGTGCACATTTAAAACTGATTAAAACAGCGTGCCCGTGCCTGTGGTTGCTGTACGGCCCGCCCGCACCATGCATTCCGGCCCGTGCGGCCTGCTGAGACTCTACCTGTGCTGGAGATCGAAATCCGGCCTAAAATTTGCAAGAAGCTATGCACAGGTATTTTGTTCCATTCAATTTCACTGGCTATTCGCCAGGATCACCCCGGCGGCAGGTTAATCTGGATTATACCATAAACAACAAAGGAGGAAAATGTAACCATGATCAAATCAAGACTCTGCGACCTGGTGGGAATCAAATACCCAATCATACAGGCGGGAATGGGGCCTTTCGGGACCAATAAACTGTGCATCGCAGCCGCGAACGCTGGTGTACTGGGCCTGCTCAGTTCGAGCGGCATCACCACTAAAGACAGCCAGCCGGAAATTTACAAATACTTCTGCCACAGCGGCGGCGCCGATCCCGATGCCGACCCGGAAACCATTTTAAGAACAATTTTTCAGCAGACGCTGGAACAAACCAGGGAAGCACAGGGCATATTCGGCATCAACGTGATGGTTTCGGCCGAAATGAAACAATCAGCTGCGTTGATTATCAAAACCGTAATCAAAGCCCGGGAAGAAAACCCGGAAATGAAAAAGCGATTTAAAGTGCTGGTTACTTCCGCCGGAGATCCCCTGCCCTGGTCTGATACAATAAAAAAGACCGACCTGATCTGGATGCATGTCATGCCGTCCGTCAAAGCCGCACTGCGCTGCAAAAAAGCCGGTGTCGATGTAATTGTGGCCTCCGGCCACGAAGGCGGCTTCCACACCTCCTGGGAACCGGTCCACTCCATGGTTCTGCTGCCCGCCGTGGTGGAGGCGGTTTCCGATGAGAAAACACTGGTAGTGGGAGCAGGAGGCTTTTGCGATGGCAAAACACTGGCCGCCGCGCTGGTTCTGGGTGCTGACGGTGTCCAGATGGGAACCAGGTTCCTGGCCACCAGAGAAAGTGATTTTCACCAGATTTGGAAAGAGGGCATTGTTGAAGCCGGAGACAGGGCAACCCTGATCGCCCGCGGTTTTGTCGGCCCGGCCCGCTGGTTAAAGACCCCCAGGAGCCAGGAGCACGCCAGGAATACCCTGCAGAAGTCCCCCGGCGTTTTCCTGGGCGTCCCCGATGACTACACCACCATTGATATGTCTCTGATAAACTTCGAGACTGAATCCATCAACGCCGTGTACAGAGGTGACAGGGAAAAAGCACTGCTGGCTGCGGGTGAAGTGGCACAGCGAATCAACGACTTACCCGGAGTAGAAGAACTGGTGCAGAGAATTGTCCGGGAAGCCGAAGATACTTTAAGGGGCGTTACAACGAAATACCTGGACTGAGAAAAGCTGGCCAGGGGAAGCAGCGGCATATCACTGCAGCTTCCCCTTTATTATTTTTTGCAAGCGGACAGTAAACTACCACACTGGTCCTGCAGCTATTATCTTGCTATAATATTTGTAATCATCTGGCCGCCAGATTAGCCAGAGAAGCGCCAGCCAGACACTTCGACTGCCAGCCCATGTTCCGGGCTTTCCACCGTGACCTGCTGGAGCAGTGATGTTTGCTATATCTTTATTTCCGTCCTGAAAAATGTAACAGCTTTCCCACCAATATGTATCCTTTCCCCTAAAATATTGAGCTTTAATATTCCTCCTCTTTTTGAGGCTTGAAAGGCTATTAGCCGATTCTTTTTCAGTTTTTTACTCCAATATGGTCCCAGACAGCAGTGTGCCGAACCGGTCACTGGATCTTCCTTAATCCCGACTCCGGGGGCAAAAAACCTGGAAACAAAATCATAATCGGGATTTGAAGACGCACTTGTCACGATCACACCCCTTGCCTCCACCTGCTCCAACAATTCAAAATCAGGCTTGAGCATTTTTACAACTTCTTCATCTGCCACCTCTATTATATAGTCCATTCTATTTTTACCCACAAACAAGAAAGGCACGTTAATTGCTTTGATTAAATCCTCCGGTGGCTCAACCGGTTCAGCCACTTCCAGCGGAAAGTCCAGCGTAATGTATTCCCCATTTGTGAATGCTTTCAGAATGCCACTTTTTGTATCAAATATTGCTTCTTGTTCTCGCTCAAGATAGCCTTCCTCCCACAAAACATGCGCGCTGGCAAGGGTTGCATGCCCACAAAGGTCAACTTCTTTTTCAGGAGTGAACCATCTCAAGCGGTAAACATCGCCCTGTTTCAGCAAAAAAGCTGTTTCGGAAAGATTCATTTCCATGGCAATGTTCTGCATTATTTCTTCGCTTAACTGCCGGTCCAAAATGCATACTCCCGCAGGATTACCTTTAAAAAGATCGCCGGTAAATGCATCGACTTGATATAGCTTCATATAAAAACCCCACTTTATTTCAAAAATTTGGCAATGCATCGTGAATAAACAAAAGGATATCCACCAGATCAGAAACCTTGCGCCTGTTCTCCTGACGTACCGCATTGACACTGCCGCCAACAAAAACCAGGAGCGGCTTTTCCAGTAAAGATTTAACATGGTGGGGGACTGTCCCCTTTTGGGAGAGACTGGAAGCCCCTTTGGGGGCTTCCAGGAACGACCGCGATTATTGGCCCGCCGGCCTGAAATACTTTTTGCCTACCTGCACGGCTCCTTCCTGCATGCCGAGTACTGCGGCGACATCGACAGTGCCATATATGTTGAAGACACAGCGCTGCAGCAGGACCACTGGGTGTACGAGGCACAGCTGGCCATGCTGCTGACCCGCTGGCCGGTATGCCCGTAGATGTGCTGATCTTGAATTTCGCCCCCGTGGCCGTACGCTAACATACCACCTGCGGCAAAGTGATTTTCAGCAGAGATGAACCGGCCCGCTTCACTTTCCTGGAGAAAACCTGGCAGGAGTACTTCGACTGCCAGCCCATGTTCCGGGCTTTTTACCGTGATTTGTTGAGCAGTGACGAAATAAATTAAGCCAGAAAAGAAAATGCCTGTACTCTATTGCTTGTTACTGGTAGTGACAAAGGACTGCCAGCAACAAATAATAGAAAGGCTTCTCTCCGAATGATAATAGTTTATACAGGCTTTGCTCAAAAAGCCAGTCTACAATTTCCCCGCGTTGCCAATACCAAACTCCTCCGCCCCAATTAAGCTTAAAAAGACATATTCCCTCTACCTCCATCCCACCATCAAATGCCTCCTTTTCTCAATACTATCCAACACTTTTGCACAACTTTCCCAGTCAACCTTGCCCACATTGACATGATACCTTAGTTCAAAGGGGTGTTTTTTGGGCATTGCATCAATTTTCCGTTTAGCTTCTTCAATATTTTTTAAGGCCACATCAATCCATACATCTTCCAGAACATCAGGTATTTGTCCAAACATGCCGTATATACTGGCAAACCTTTCCGAAAGCAAAGCGTGCACTCTGTCTTCAACCGAATCCTTATACCTCATGTTGTAGATATAAACCTTTTCGTAAACCTGCCCTATGCGTTGAATCCTTCCCTTGCGTTGTTCAAGCCTGGTCGGGTTCCAGGGCAAGTCCAGGTTTACCAAACAGCCTAAAGTCTGCAAATTTAACCCTTCGCTAGCCGCGTCGGTACCAACCAAAATCCTGATTTCCCGCTGCCTCACCATTCTTTTTATTTCTTCTTTACTACGTTTTTCATAGAGACCATCCACAATAATGCCCGACCTGTCCCCACCAGCGTAGATACCAATTTTTTCATGGGGCAAATCCATGGACAAATTTTCGGCCACCCAATGGGCAGAATCATAGTATTGGGTAAAAATAATACACCCGCGCTCCAACCATTTTTCCTCCAACAAAAGCTTGAGCAACAACTTATACTTGGGATCCTTTTCCTTGTTAGCCTCAAGGGCTCTGATAAATTTAACCAGACAAGCCCTTTCTTCATCGGTCATATTTTTTATTTGGTTCTTCAAAACCTTGTCCTCAGCAACATCATCTTCTTCATAGTCCTCCTCATCTGCCGCATTACCCCAATTGGACAGCATCTTTTCCGCAGTGTTCTTACCGGCAATAATAGTACTGCCCAGCCTTTTTAAGAGCAGGGCTTTTAGAAATCCCCCACCTTTAACCCTCTTTTGCAACAGCTCGCAGAACTCCTCAGCATAACCATAAGCTTCTCTCAAGTACGGCGGTAAAACTATCGCCTCGTCGTCGCTTTCCCCCAGCAACTCCACCTCCACCTTTTTCAGGTAGGGTTCTCCTGTTTCGGGATTTATGGTATTCTCAAGAAAATCTCTTGTTCTGCGCACAATATGCCTGATAAAGGGGTTATGCTCAACAATAAAATTATCATCTATTATTCTCCCAATCCTACGTAAATCTGGACCGCTTAACTGCTCAATAACCTCTGGTTTAATAACAAATTCATCATCCTGCATCCCAAGTTGTCTCCTGATACGCCCGAAAGTCATCTCCCCCTCAGACGTCGGCGGGAAGGGATTCCTCAACCATTCCCAATTCTCCCTATCATGACGCCCCAAAACCTCTTTCTGCATGATCAAATTAAGTGCCCTACCGGGGTATCTCCTCCACATGCTAAAGGGATTGCCGAGTACACTGTCATTGCCCTGGGAAAGGATGTTCAACAAATCCCAGGCCTCAATGGGATACATTTGCACAGGTGTGGCGGTAGCCAACAACATGCTTTTAGTGCGTTTGGAAATTTCCAATAGAAAATTTAGTAAATTATTGGGAACCGGCTTTTCGTCCTCTTTGCCAGGCCCCAAATTTTTCCTCCTCGCCCTGTGGGCTTCATCAACAATAACACATTCGTATTCCATATTTAAAAGGTGCTGTACCTGCTCAGAGTTGGCTGTAATTAATCCCTGAGAAACAATCCCCACCCGCCGGGGACATTTTTTTATGGCTGCATCACCGCTGGCCGGATATTTTATGCCATTTTCATCCACCCATTCTTTACCGGTCCAAACGGCCGAAGGCATGTCCAACAGCGTATTAATTTCATCCTGCCACTGCCATAAAAGGGTCTTTGGTGCAATAACCAGTATGGGTTTGTCACCGTGAAATGCCATCAACTGAGCCGCAAGGGCCAGCTGCACCGTCTTGCCCAGTCCTACCATATCAGCCAGCACATACCTGGCCCCACATGACCTCTTATGAGCATTGTAGACCAGGTTGACAAAATATTTCTGATGCTCCCAAAGGCCGAACTCCTGACGATAAACAGGAGCTTCAACAACGGCAGCCGCCGGTTCAGGATCTTTGCGCCATTCTTCAACTGAATAAATGACCTTTCTTTCCGAAATCCGCTTAATATCTTCAATTACGAACTCGGCGAGGGGCACCGCGTACGGACTATGCCAGAAGTAATCAAACTCCTCCTGAACCCATTTTACCCCCTCCGCTGAATCATCTTCCCAGAGTACCTCGTAATTCAGCTTCCATCCAGCATAAGTTTCATTCACACTGCCAATAAAGGAAGTTTTGCTGCCATCTTGCAGAGTAATCACACCGGCCTTGCCGTGAATAAGGCCAAACACATCATTGGGCAATACTTTGATTAACAGTTTCCCACTCTTTATCAGGTGATAGAATTTTTTCAATCTCGCAGCGGCATTGCTGTACAATTCCTCGGGTTTTTTGCTACACCATTCCCGCCGCATGGCATTGACCGCAGCACCAGCAGTTACTACATCCTCTTTTTGCATTTCCGAATTGCAAACGACTCTAACACATCCCTGCATTTGCTCAATAGCTTCACCAGCTATCTCCAGAAGGGAAGAACTGAAATAACCAGCTATACGATCATAGCTCAGTGCACCCTTTAGCTTATCATTTAAAAAAGCCGCATCCAGTCTCTTTCTGCGGGAAGAATATCGATAAATCAATTAACCCTCACCCGCCTACACACCGTCGTTCTTGACCAGCTCGGCAAGTAATCTGGCATATCCTGCCTCCTCTTGCCAATGAGACATGGTATCAATATGCTCCAGGGTAGAAATGTAATTTAATATTTCTATGATCATGTTTCTTTGTTGCCAGTAATTGGGCAACTCGTTTTTCAACCAGTTTCTTCCCTTCAGGGTATCTTCCTCCTTAATTGCCTGATGCAGAGCCGCCAGCACATTACGCAGTAGGGAATTGCTGAATCTGTCGGTACCACCCAATCCCCTCATCCCAAACTCCAGCGCCGTCCTAAGCCTGGCCTGATTAGCGCGAACAGAGGCAAGCAGGGCTTTGTATTCCTTAACGCCAAACCCGCGGGCCAGTTCCTGATAGGCCCCAATCTGACACACCCCGTTCTTTTCCAGCTCAAGACCTTTAATATAAAACCTTTCTTCCGGTATCAGCATTTTCCATATGTAAGAATCAAAACCCCCGGGCGTCAGATAATCGTAAGCAATTTTTACCGCTTCATGGATAATCTTCTCTACTGGAGACTGCTCCCCATGGTTTCTGGCCTTAGAAAGTTCATAATGGACGTCTATGTCTTCAATCTGCTTATAAGATGTCAATACTTTCAGTGAGGCCGCATAGGCTGCCAGTAAATAGTCCGCATCGCTGAAATTGGGTTCTTCCCGGTCGTCCAAATCCCGCATGCTGTCAATTTGCCTTTTCACTTCCAGTTCAATTTCCGGATATAGCTCATCCAGGTAGGCGGTCTCTTCCGAAGTCTGTTTACGGAGCACCAGGAGCACAGTTCCTTTTACATAATTGCCCTGCTTCAAGCCGCTGGCATCGGTCTCGGTAGCAATATTCCAGGCCGCCGTAACCCTTAAACCGGCCGCCCACAGGATCATGGTTAAGTCGGCCCACACACTCACATTCTGGTGGGTAAACATGACAATCTGCAGCCCGTTGTCAGGCATGTGCTTGGCCAGGTTTTTGTATATCTCCACCATGCTCTGGTTAAAGCTCTGCCCCGAACCCTTTACCGCCAGGGCTCTTTTGCTGTCGGCATACCAGTCGGGGAAAATTTTGAGCAACATTTTTTTGTCCCAAGCCAGAAAGAACTCACTCAGTTCATGGTAGTTTATTGCATCCGCATAAGGAGGATCGGTAAGCCAGATATCACATGTCCTTTCATTATTCCTTGCATCTGATGTGATTGTATTTCGAGCAACATTTATATTAAATGATTGAAAATCAATGAACCAAGATCCTGATAGCAAATTCAGTGCTTTACTACCATAGTTGTAAACAGTATTCAGTGCTTGATTATAAAATGTCTGTGCTATCGATTCCCTTGCCTCACCCACACCCCATCGGCAAAGTTTTGAATTCCAATCACAACACTTATTTACCCCCAATAATCCAACAACCTTCTCTTCCTTCGTCCCGGCGTGTTTATCAATTAGTTCCATAAGCAAACCCTGCACCAAAAGCTGCCTCGGGTTAAACAAATGATGCCAATAGGTCCAACCTCTTGTCCTGATGGGCTCAGATGTCTTATCACCCTCTTCAATAATGCTGCTTGGTACATATCCTTTTTCCTGCCACTCCTGAAATTTCTCTGTCAGGAGCTGTTTCACCCTCTCTTCCCTGGCCAGATCCTCCGGAGTCGGGGCAGTGTAATACCTCTCTGTCTGTATATTGCCATTTTCATCCATAAAGTTTTTCTCATAGCGAATGCAGTAAAGCCTTTCCTGGAAGACATCGTCGGGGCGGGGGAGGAATTCATGGGCTTCCCAGCGGCGCAGGCCGTATTCCACCGTCCCGTCTTGCTTTTTCCTGTCCTTGCGCAGGGCCGGAATGGGGGTGGACTTTTGACAGTGGGGACAATACAAACTGCCCTCCTTTATGGTCACCATATTTTCAGCCTGCCGCATTTCATGCTCCGTGACATTGGACTTGATGTCAATATCAAATCCCCTGTCGGCATTTTCTCTTAGCAGGGCTACCGTCCCTGACCCCTTACCAATAATCCAGGAGGGAGCCAGGGGTACCCGCCAGCCGCATTCGGGACAAACGGTTTCATGGCAATACAGGTATGAATTTGCCCTTTGCCCCAGTTCATTATGCTCAATCCCCCAGGCGGTAATCTGTTTGTCCGCCAGGGCAAATATTTTCTCCTGAAAATCCCTCAGCTTTGCTATTTCCTCGTTTGAAAGGCCATTTATATAGAGGGCCGCCCAGGTTAATAACATGGCCACAGGGTTCAGATCGGAGGCATAAACAGCACAGCCCAGCCTGGCCGCCTCAAAGGGCACACTGCCCCCGCCACAAAAGCAGTCGCCAATAACGGGTATTTTGCCAAATCTTCTTTTCCCCAGTTCCTGCACCAGTTCCGGCAGGCTAGAGGCGTTTGTTCCCAGATGCGCATTAATCTCTTGCCATGCCGATTCGGGAAGGTTGTCCACTTCCTCGGGCCGTGCGCAGTAGGCCAACTTTTGGTCATACGAAAAGCGTTGAAACACCAAACGCTGCAGCGCTTCTTTTTCTGCCCTGGTTGTACCCTTTTTATAGGACAGCTTACCCCTGCCCTCATCTTGGAAATACTTTTCCTTCTCGGCCGGGGACAAATTCTTATAAATCTCTTTCAAAGGTATGGGTTTATTTTTCCGCAACCATAGGCCTTCAGCATCCATGGTCAGTAACTTTAAAAAAATATCCCGATCTTTCTTTGGATCTGTACTGGCAGGCAACAGCAAACCGAGTAATGCCGCTCTGACAAGGATGAGGGGCTTTCTGCCCCACCATTTTCCGAGACCGGTTAATGTTTGACTTTGTACAGCTTTTCTTTCTTTATAGCTCTCCTTAGAAACCTTTGAGACGGGGAACTGATCCTCTATGAACGACTTATCAAAAGCCATCATCCAAACATCACCTTAGCTTATTTATCTATTGCTTTGCTTTTTAATCAAGAGCTCAAATAAATTCATTTGTTTGTGTGTATCTTCCACCGGATTTTCGGTAAGCGCATATTTGATGGCCTTGCGCCACCCCCGCCGGTCATGCAACCCCCCGGTGGCCGCATTGGTCATGGTAAATAACCACCAGCGTTCCTCGGGGCTTAAGCCCAACCAGTTTTTTATGGCAATAGGAATGACCGAAGCGTCGCAGTCCTCAATGGCCCAGGCCAAAAGCACCATCTCCTTGCCCAAAAGGCGCTGCACCGGCACCTGCCCGGTATGCCACTTACCCACCGGTAGTTTTTCCTTTTTCAGTCTATTATTAAATTCGTCTCTTAAAGCATTTTCTATCTGTTTCCACTTGTGTTTGCCCAGCTCCACTTTGGGCCTGTCCAGCATATAATCAATGGCCTGCACCGGCACATCCTCCTGCCAGTGGAAGCGTTCGTAGATCACAACAATTCCATCCACTTTACGAGGAATGGTTACTAAAAAATGGTGTTGAGACTCGGATGGGATGAAACCAAATCCCAAAACCTGCTTGGCCACCGGCATCACTGCACAATCTCCTGTTCCTTAAAATCACTGAAGGACATTTTCTTTTCCGCCACCCAATCCAGGAAATCCTGCCCTGAGCCAAACCACACCACACCGTATTCCAGGCTAATGTTCACATTGCCATCACATAAGAAGTTTTCCCTAATACTGTCCATACTGTTAGTCAGCTTATCGGCATCAATGATCATTGCGGAGCCCAGACTCAGGTCAATCCAGCTATCACCGCTTTTACCATCTCCCCTGAAGAAGACAACATTGACATCAGAAATCCGGGCATGGCGTTTTTTGAGCAAGTCGAGTTCCCGGTAGGTTTCCGCCGTATCATTTGTTTTACAGTGTCTATATAGTCTGAGGGGCTTTTCTTTGTCAACCGAAATAACCTTGCCCTTCCCCCGCTCGATTTTAATTTGCAGGGTCTCGGAATAAATCCCTTCTGCTTCCGCTACGGCCAGTACATAAGTGCAGTCCTGGGGAACAACAATTTCACTCTGGTATATTCCACCATATTCTTTAGGATTGGAACCGTCCGTGGTATATCTGATGGAAACCGGCGGTATGGATTTCAGCTCTACAGCCTTGTCCTCTCCCCTGTCATAAACCCTGTACTTTACGGTTATTTTATTTTGCCACGGCACAGGTTCACCCGTAGCATGCTCACCTTTGCTGTCAACACACAAAAACCAGAGCTTGAGCTCGCTTGTTTTAAACTCGTTTAAGTTCTCCACAAGGCCTGCAGGGTTCGGTGCAGGTGCACCCACACCGTAATATACTCTATCCCCGTATTGCGGGATAAGTTTTAGTGTTACCTCGCCTGTTTCATCATCCCGGTGCAGTTCCTTAATCAAAACACCTGTTTTTTCCTTGGGGAAGGGCGGTTTTTCAATATACCCGCCGTGTTCCCGCCAGATGCCCTTTTTGAGCATATCATCTTTAAGATCATCCAGCGCCCTGGGCAGGTGCCACTGCCAGGCAGGGTTGGTGGCAGCCCGCTCCTTCACATCGCTCCAACGCATTTCTTTCTGGGTAAACAAGCGGTCCTCACATTTTTTTCTAAAAGTATCGTCGGTTACATCGGTGGTAAACTTTTGTCTTTTCAAAAGCAGGTCCCTGATTTGTTGCTCACCGTTATAATCATTGCCTGTAAATTCCATTTGAAAATCTGCTTTAAGAAGACCGGCCTTGGTTGGATAGTACAACTGCACAAAGGTCTCCCGCGCCGCCTGCAACACATCAAGTTTAACCCTGTCTCTTTTTTCAAGTGCTTTTTGGTACTGCGGGTTGCTGGCAGATACCTTCTCTTCTTCCATCCTGGCAATAATGCTATTAATGGCCTTATGCTCTTTTGCAGCGTATAAAAGTTTGTCCATAGTGCTCCGGGAACCGGACAGGAACATGACCCTGTTTTTGTAACGTTCGTTCTCATAGAACTTCTGCAAATCGGGATGCAAACCTATGCTTCCTGCATAAGGTTCAAAGAGAACAAGCAGTACCTTGTCCTCTGCAAGTCTAATTTCATCCACGGCAGGGAAAACCTGCACCTTTTGATAGCAATCGGCCAGAATGGGGGCAAACTTTTCTTCCAGGAATACCCTTAATTCCTTTTTAGCATTCTCGTTATCATAAGATTCCACAAGGGAATTTAGCTCGGCAATGAGGTTCTTGGTGTTTTTGAAAAACAACCTGCCGTCCCTGTCTGTAAAGAGATACCAGGCCCGCATGACAAATTCATCCAGGGCCCGCTTTACACGGGTTATATCCTTCCCAGGCTCGCATAAATACCCCACTGTTTCCTGTAGCGAAAGTCCCAGTAAGGCATTGGGTATATCGGCCAGTGAGGAGACAAGAATAAGTTTAGCCAAATCCTGCATACAGGTTTCACTCATGGTTGCATCTATAACTTCCGCTACCGCCTTGCCGTTGGCTGCTATGTCATGGGCAATAGCGTTGGCAAGGGAGGGTTTGATCTGGGTCACCGCGGTAAGCATTTCCGGGTCGTTCAGGTCAAAGTCATATACATTAACCAGATATTTCTCCCTTGCTTTGGGATTATCTCCCCGGTAAAGCTGGGAAATGATAATGCGCATGAGGCGGATCAAGCCACGCGTTTGCTGAAAGCCCGGGTTTTCCTTAAACCTGGCATATAAATCCCTAATGGAGGGGTGGAAAGGATAAGCATCTTTTACTCCTAAAAATACCTGTTCCGGGGACATATTGGTATATCCCATCTGCTTTGCTTCCAAAACCGCCTTCTTGTAGGCATTGGCAATCTCATTTACTTCACTTTCCGCCGGTAAATCCTTAAAAAGCCTTTTTCTCAATATGTGATACACTTCGTCAGAGGTGCTGCTCACAGGCTCAATGTTCAATGCAGAACGGTTCACTTCATTTTCAAGTTCCTTAAAAGAGGACTGCAGTAGCTCGCTTCCACTCTCGTATGTGGCCTTTAAGTCTGATATGACAAGACAGACGTTGGCAAGTTCCTCTTTTCCCAGGGCATTAAAGAGGTTGGCTAAAGCAGTGGTTGTTACCGTGGCTAAATTGGAATCGCCTATTGGTTTGGATTTGGCATTTTCTAAATACGGCGGCAGCTCGTCAAGTAAAATTAGGAGAGGTTCGCCTTTTAAAAGGTTAATCCAGGCTGTCTGTCCGGGAGCCTGCAAAG
Coding sequences within:
- the mutT gene encoding 8-oxo-dGTP diphosphatase MutT, which codes for MVKVAAAILVKDGRVLIAKRGADDKLAHKWEFPGGKIEPGETPEECLIREMREEFQVEIGVDGFFGESIYHYEHLTVHLLAYLARLEKGEPEPTGHAEFRWVTVDELAGYDFAPADVPLVEKLRN
- a CDS encoding NAD(P)H-dependent flavin oxidoreductase, yielding MIKSRLCDLVGIKYPIIQAGMGPFGTNKLCIAAANAGVLGLLSSSGITTKDSQPEIYKYFCHSGGADPDADPETILRTIFQQTLEQTREAQGIFGINVMVSAEMKQSAALIIKTVIKAREENPEMKKRFKVLVTSAGDPLPWSDTIKKTDLIWMHVMPSVKAALRCKKAGVDVIVASGHEGGFHTSWEPVHSMVLLPAVVEAVSDEKTLVVGAGGFCDGKTLAAALVLGADGVQMGTRFLATRESDFHQIWKEGIVEAGDRATLIARGFVGPARWLKTPRSQEHARNTLQKSPGVFLGVPDDYTTIDMSLINFETESINAVYRGDREKALLAAGEVAQRINDLPGVEELVQRIVREAEDTLRGVTTKYLD
- a CDS encoding PhzF family phenazine biosynthesis protein produces the protein MKLYQVDAFTGDLFKGNPAGVCILDRQLSEEIMQNIAMEMNLSETAFLLKQGDVYRLRWFTPEKEVDLCGHATLASAHVLWEEGYLEREQEAIFDTKSGILKAFTNGEYITLDFPLEVAEPVEPPEDLIKAINVPFLFVGKNRMDYIIEVADEEVVKMLKPDFELLEQVEARGVIVTSASSNPDYDFVSRFFAPGVGIKEDPVTGSAHCCLGPYWSKKLKKNRLIAFQASKRGGILKLNILGERIHIGGKAVTFFRTEIKI
- a CDS encoding nucleotidyltransferase domain-containing protein, which codes for MGETGSPFGGFQERPRLLARRPEILFAYLHGSFLHAEYCGDIDSAIYVEDTALQQDHWVYEAQLAMLLTRWPVCP
- a CDS encoding phospholipase D-like domain-containing anti-phage protein; translation: MIYRYSSRRKRLDAAFLNDKLKGALSYDRIAGYFSSSLLEIAGEAIEQMQGCVRVVCNSEMQKEDVVTAGAAVNAMRREWCSKKPEELYSNAAARLKKFYHLIKSGKLLIKVLPNDVFGLIHGKAGVITLQDGSKTSFIGSVNETYAGWKLNYEVLWEDDSAEGVKWVQEEFDYFWHSPYAVPLAEFVIEDIKRISERKVIYSVEEWRKDPEPAAAVVEAPVYRQEFGLWEHQKYFVNLVYNAHKRSCGARYVLADMVGLGKTVQLALAAQLMAFHGDKPILVIAPKTLLWQWQDEINTLLDMPSAVWTGKEWVDENGIKYPASGDAAIKKCPRRVGIVSQGLITANSEQVQHLLNMEYECVIVDEAHRARRKNLGPGKEDEKPVPNNLLNFLLEISKRTKSMLLATATPVQMYPIEAWDLLNILSQGNDSVLGNPFSMWRRYPGRALNLIMQKEVLGRHDRENWEWLRNPFPPTSEGEMTFGRIRRQLGMQDDEFVIKPEVIEQLSGPDLRRIGRIIDDNFIVEHNPFIRHIVRRTRDFLENTINPETGEPYLKKVEVELLGESDDEAIVLPPYLREAYGYAEEFCELLQKRVKGGGFLKALLLKRLGSTIIAGKNTAEKMLSNWGNAADEEDYEEDDVAEDKVLKNQIKNMTDEERACLVKFIRALEANKEKDPKYKLLLKLLLEEKWLERGCIIFTQYYDSAHWVAENLSMDLPHEKIGIYAGGDRSGIIVDGLYEKRSKEEIKRMVRQREIRILVGTDAASEGLNLQTLGCLVNLDLPWNPTRLEQRKGRIQRIGQVYEKVYIYNMRYKDSVEDRVHALLSERFASIYGMFGQIPDVLEDVWIDVALKNIEEAKRKIDAMPKKHPFELRYHVNVGKVDWESCAKVLDSIEKRRHLMVGWR
- a CDS encoding anti-phage-associated DUF1156 domain-containing protein, translating into MMAFDKSFIEDQFPVSKVSKESYKERKAVQSQTLTGLGKWWGRKPLILVRAALLGLLLPASTDPKKDRDIFLKLLTMDAEGLWLRKNKPIPLKEIYKNLSPAEKEKYFQDEGRGKLSYKKGTTRAEKEALQRLVFQRFSYDQKLAYCARPEEVDNLPESAWQEINAHLGTNASSLPELVQELGKRRFGKIPVIGDCFCGGGSVPFEAARLGCAVYASDLNPVAMLLTWAALYINGLSNEEIAKLRDFQEKIFALADKQITAWGIEHNELGQRANSYLYCHETVCPECGWRVPLAPSWIIGKGSGTVALLRENADRGFDIDIKSNVTEHEMRQAENMVTIKEGSLYCPHCQKSTPIPALRKDRKKQDGTVEYGLRRWEAHEFLPRPDDVFQERLYCIRYEKNFMDENGNIQTERYYTAPTPEDLAREERVKQLLTEKFQEWQEKGYVPSSIIEEGDKTSEPIRTRGWTYWHHLFNPRQLLVQGLLMELIDKHAGTKEEKVVGLLGVNKCCDWNSKLCRWGVGEARESIAQTFYNQALNTVYNYGSKALNLLSGSWFIDFQSFNINVARNTITSDARNNERTCDIWLTDPPYADAINYHELSEFFLAWDKKMLLKIFPDWYADSKRALAVKGSGQSFNQSMVEIYKNLAKHMPDNGLQIVMFTHQNVSVWADLTMILWAAGLRVTAAWNIATETDASGLKQGNYVKGTVLLVLRKQTSEETAYLDELYPEIELEVKRQIDSMRDLDDREEPNFSDADYLLAAYAASLKVLTSYKQIEDIDVHYELSKARNHGEQSPVEKIIHEAVKIAYDYLTPGGFDSYIWKMLIPEERFYIKGLELEKNGVCQIGAYQELARGFGVKEYKALLASVRANQARLRTALEFGMRGLGGTDRFSNSLLRNVLAALHQAIKEEDTLKGRNWLKNELPNYWQQRNMIIEILNYISTLEHIDTMSHWQEEAGYARLLAELVKNDGV